Proteins from a single region of Gammaproteobacteria bacterium:
- a CDS encoding peptidoglycan DD-metalloendopeptidase family protein: protein MCPHLLLLLLCLLAVTAASARELPSATPVPGGVAFIPLPAATGDAPRAYYAGRRVLVAKDGTDWIAVVGLPLDTTVGKHWLYLGSPDDKANTIAFTVQAKQYATQSLTITDQRKVEPLAEDLRRIDNETARMNAVYARWEDRPLGLPSFDLPVPGVQSSPFGLLRIFNGLPRKPHSGLDLAAPTGTPVHAPADGVVTDTGDYFFNGNSVFLDHGQGLITLYCHLSAIDVKEGQAVRRGDLLGKVGQTGRATGPHLHWGVSLNGVRVDPSLLLNTPVPQ from the coding sequence ATCTGTCCCCATCTCCTACTGCTGCTCCTCTGCCTGCTCGCCGTCACCGCTGCTTCAGCGCGCGAACTCCCCTCCGCAACGCCGGTCCCCGGCGGCGTCGCCTTTATCCCGCTGCCGGCCGCAACCGGCGATGCGCCGCGCGCCTATTACGCCGGCCGGCGCGTGCTGGTGGCCAAAGACGGTACGGACTGGATCGCGGTCGTCGGCCTGCCGCTCGACACCACGGTGGGCAAGCACTGGCTCTACCTCGGCAGCCCGGACGACAAGGCGAATACGATAGCTTTCACGGTTCAGGCCAAGCAGTACGCGACCCAGAGCCTCACCATCACCGACCAGCGCAAGGTCGAGCCGCTGGCGGAGGATCTCAGGCGCATCGACAATGAGACCGCGCGCATGAACGCGGTCTATGCCCGCTGGGAGGACCGCCCGCTGGGCCTGCCCTCCTTCGACCTGCCGGTGCCGGGCGTGCAGAGCAGCCCGTTTGGACTGCTGAGGATATTCAATGGCTTGCCGCGTAAACCTCACAGCGGACTCGATCTCGCGGCGCCGACCGGCACCCCGGTGCACGCCCCCGCCGACGGCGTGGTGACCGACACCGGCGACTACTTCTTCAACGGCAACAGCGTCTTCCTCGACCATGGCCAGGGGCTGATCACACTCTACTGCCACCTGAGCGCGATCGACGTGAAGGAAGGCCAGGCCGTCAGACGCGGCGACCTGCTCGGCAAGGTCGGCCAGACCGGCCGCGCCACCGGCC
- a CDS encoding exodeoxyribonuclease VII large subunit, which produces MDEEFDPLEASTPGRDVYSVSRLNREARELLETGLPLLWVEGELSNLARPSSGHLYFSLKDPSAQVRCAMFRNRNQLVRFRPADGMQVLARARVSLYEARGDYQLIVESLEEAGDGALRRAFEQLKQRLLAEGLFDAARKKSVPELPRRIGVITSPTGAAIHDVLTVLRRRFPAIPVLVYPVPVQGKAAAPEIARMIRLTSARAECDVLILCRGGGSLEDLWAFNEEIVARAIADCEIPIVTGIGHEVDVTIADFAADLRAPTPSGAAEHVSPDGADWLRRLDRLDERLTGLARGDLARRGERLHWLVRRLQQQHPGQRLRQQAQRLDELEQRLLRGIRAGLQRRRLQMEHGLARFMRHVPLHRIERAQERSAQLAQRLRQHMQRRLERNRDRIDGLGRALDAVSPLATLGRGYAIVRRLPDGGVVREATAVKVGDTVEARLARGHLVCDVKETRDE; this is translated from the coding sequence ATGGATGAGGAATTCGACCCGCTGGAGGCCTCGACGCCGGGGCGCGACGTCTATTCGGTCTCGCGCCTGAACCGCGAGGCGCGCGAGCTGCTCGAGACCGGCCTGCCCCTGTTGTGGGTGGAAGGCGAGCTGTCGAACCTCGCCCGACCCTCCTCCGGCCACCTCTATTTCTCGCTCAAGGACCCGTCCGCGCAGGTGCGCTGCGCCATGTTCCGCAACCGCAACCAGCTCGTCCGCTTCCGCCCCGCCGACGGCATGCAGGTGCTGGCGCGCGCCCGGGTCAGCCTGTACGAGGCGCGCGGCGACTACCAGCTCATCGTCGAATCCCTGGAAGAGGCCGGCGACGGCGCTCTGCGCCGCGCCTTCGAGCAGCTCAAGCAGCGCCTGCTCGCCGAGGGCCTGTTCGACGCCGCGCGCAAGAAATCCGTCCCGGAACTGCCGCGCCGCATCGGCGTGATCACCTCGCCCACCGGGGCGGCGATCCACGACGTGCTGACCGTGCTGCGGCGGCGCTTCCCGGCGATCCCGGTGCTGGTCTACCCGGTGCCGGTGCAGGGCAAGGCGGCCGCGCCCGAGATCGCGCGCATGATCCGTCTCACCTCGGCGCGCGCCGAGTGCGACGTGCTGATCCTGTGCCGCGGCGGCGGCTCGCTGGAGGATCTGTGGGCCTTCAACGAGGAGATCGTTGCGCGTGCAATAGCGGACTGTGAAATACCGATCGTCACCGGCATCGGCCACGAGGTCGACGTCACCATCGCCGACTTCGCCGCCGACCTGCGCGCGCCGACACCCTCCGGCGCGGCGGAACACGTCAGCCCCGACGGCGCCGACTGGCTGCGCCGCCTCGACCGGCTAGACGAGCGCCTGACCGGCCTCGCGCGCGGCGACCTCGCGCGCCGCGGCGAACGCCTGCACTGGCTGGTCCGCCGGCTGCAACAGCAGCATCCCGGCCAGCGCCTGCGCCAGCAGGCGCAGCGGCTGGATGAACTGGAACAGCGCCTGCTGCGCGGCATACGGGCCGGTCTCCAGCGCCGGCGCCTGCAGATGGAACACGGCCTGGCGCGGTTCATGCGCCACGTGCCGCTGCACCGCATCGAACGCGCGCAGGAGCGCAGCGCGCAGCTCGCACAGCGCCTGCGCCAGCACATGCAGCGCCGCCTCGAGCGCAACCGCGACCGCATCGACGGGCTCGGCCGCGCGCTCGACGCCGTCAGCCCGCTCGCCACGCTCGGCCGCGGCTACGCCATCGTGCGCCGCCTGCCCGACGGCGGCGTGGTGCGCGAGGCGACGGCCGTCAAGGTCGGCGATACCGTCGAGGCCCGGCTCGCGCGCGGGCATCTGGTTTGCGATGTGAAAGAGACGCGGGATGAGTAG
- the guaB gene encoding IMP dehydrogenase, giving the protein MKNLENALTFDDVLLLPDHSTVLPKEVSLRTRLTRTITLNIPLVSSAMDTVTEARLAIALAQEGGIGIVHKNMPADQQAQQVRMVKKFESGVIKDPISVSPDTSVRDVLKITRENQISGVPVVQGEDLVGIVTRRDLRFENKLDQPVSSIMTPKERLVTVKEGAERDEIIRLLHKHRIEKILVVNDKFHLRGMITVKDIQKAKDFPSACKDDHGRLRVGAAVGTANDDRAEALVAAGVDVIVVDTAHGHSQKVLDTVRALKKRYPDMQVIGGNIGTAEAARALYEAGADAVKVGIGPGSICTTRIVTGVGVPQVSAIANVANALRGTDVPLIGDGGIRFSGDLAKAIAAGAHCVMIGSMFAGTEESPGEVELYQGRSYKSYRGMGSLGAMAEAYGSSDRYFQDAESAVEKLVPEGIEGRVPYKGSVIAIMHQLIGGLRASMGYTGCHTIDDMRSKPKFVRITTAGMRESHVHDVSITKESPNYRID; this is encoded by the coding sequence ATGAAGAATCTCGAGAATGCGCTGACTTTTGATGACGTCCTGCTCCTTCCCGACCACTCGACGGTGCTCCCGAAGGAAGTGAGCCTGCGCACCCGCCTGACGCGCACGATCACGCTCAACATCCCGCTGGTCTCCTCGGCCATGGATACCGTCACCGAGGCCCGGCTCGCCATCGCCCTGGCGCAGGAGGGCGGCATCGGCATCGTGCACAAGAACATGCCGGCCGACCAGCAGGCGCAGCAGGTGCGTATGGTGAAGAAGTTCGAGAGCGGCGTGATCAAGGACCCGATCTCGGTCTCGCCGGACACCAGCGTGCGCGACGTGCTGAAGATCACGCGCGAGAACCAGATCTCCGGTGTGCCGGTGGTGCAGGGCGAGGACCTGGTCGGTATCGTCACCCGGCGCGACCTGCGCTTCGAGAACAAGCTCGACCAGCCGGTCTCCAGCATCATGACGCCGAAGGAGCGCCTGGTGACCGTGAAGGAGGGCGCCGAGCGCGACGAGATCATCCGGCTGCTGCACAAGCACCGCATCGAGAAGATCCTGGTGGTGAACGACAAGTTCCACCTGCGCGGCATGATCACCGTGAAGGACATCCAGAAGGCGAAGGATTTCCCCAGCGCCTGCAAGGACGACCACGGCCGCCTGCGCGTGGGCGCCGCGGTCGGCACCGCCAATGACGACCGCGCCGAGGCGCTGGTCGCCGCCGGCGTCGACGTGATCGTGGTCGACACCGCGCACGGCCATTCGCAGAAGGTGCTCGACACCGTGCGCGCGCTCAAGAAGCGCTATCCCGACATGCAGGTCATCGGCGGCAACATCGGCACCGCCGAGGCGGCGCGGGCGCTGTACGAGGCGGGCGCCGACGCGGTAAAGGTCGGCATCGGTCCGGGTTCGATCTGCACCACCCGCATCGTGACCGGCGTCGGCGTGCCGCAGGTGAGCGCGATCGCCAACGTCGCCAACGCCCTGCGCGGCACCGACGTCCCGCTGATCGGCGACGGCGGCATCCGTTTTTCGGGCGACCTGGCCAAGGCCATCGCGGCGGGGGCGCACTGCGTCATGATCGGCAGCATGTTCGCCGGCACCGAGGAATCGCCCGGCGAGGTCGAGCTGTACCAGGGCCGCTCCTACAAGTCCTACCGCGGCATGGGTTCGCTCGGCGCCATGGCCGAGGCCTACGGCTCCTCCGACCGTTACTTCCAGGACGCCGAGTCGGCGGTGGAGAAGCTGGTGCCGGAAGGCATCGAGGGCCGCGTGCCGTACAAGGGCTCGGTGATCGCGATCATGCACCAGCTCATCGGCGGCCTGCGCGCCAGCATGGGCTACACCGGCTGCCACACCATCGACGACATGCGCAGCAAGCCGAAGTTCGTGCGCATCACCACCGCCGGCATGCGCGAGAGCCACGTCCACGACGTCAGCATCACGAAGGAGTCGCCGAATTACCGGATTGATTAA
- the guaA gene encoding glutamine-hydrolyzing GMP synthase — protein sequence MTTRNTQVGHGAARLAQRNRTTTATKESTALATASHPNIHADRILILDFGSQYTQLIARRVREGKVYCELHPWDMDPAAIRAFNPKGIILSGGPDSVTAADTGRAPQIVFELGVPVLGICYGMQTMATQLGGRVESAKHREFGFAQVRARGHTQLLRDIEDHATPEGYGMLDVWMSHGDHVIALPPGFKLMASTDNAPIAAMADEARRFYGVQFHPEVTHTRQGQRILERFMHEICGCAGLWTSGNIIDDLIAQVRKQVGSDHVMLGLSGGVDSSVVAALLHRAIGDQLTCIFVDNGLLRLNEGDQVMAVFAQHMGVKVIRVDAEARFMGALAGVSDPELKRKAIGKTFIQVFEDEAGKIKDAKWLAQGTIYPDVIESAGARTGKAAVIKSHHNVGGLPEDMKLGLVEPLRELFKDEVRRIGVELGLPSDMVYRHPFPGPGLGVRILGMVHKEYADILRQADAIYIEELRKSGWYDKVSQAFAVFLPVKSVGVMGDERRYDYVIALRAVETIDFMTARWAHLPYELLEHVSNRIINEVRGISRVTYDISSKPPATIEWE from the coding sequence ATGACAACAAGAAATACGCAGGTTGGGCATGGTGCGGCGCGCCTTGCCCAACGAAACAGGACCACCACCGCAACTAAAGAATCGACCGCCTTGGCCACTGCATCCCATCCGAACATCCACGCCGACCGCATCCTGATCCTCGACTTCGGCTCGCAGTACACCCAGCTCATCGCCCGCCGCGTGCGCGAGGGCAAGGTCTACTGTGAACTGCACCCCTGGGACATGGACCCGGCGGCGATCCGTGCCTTCAATCCGAAGGGCATCATCCTGTCCGGCGGGCCGGACAGCGTGACCGCGGCGGACACCGGGCGCGCGCCGCAGATCGTGTTCGAGCTCGGCGTGCCGGTGCTCGGCATCTGCTATGGCATGCAGACCATGGCCACGCAGCTCGGCGGCAGGGTCGAGAGCGCGAAGCATCGCGAATTCGGTTTTGCCCAGGTGCGCGCGCGCGGCCATACGCAACTGCTGCGCGACATCGAGGACCACGCCACGCCCGAGGGCTACGGCATGCTCGACGTGTGGATGAGCCACGGCGACCATGTCATCGCGCTGCCGCCCGGCTTCAAGCTGATGGCGAGCACCGATAACGCGCCCATCGCCGCCATGGCCGACGAGGCGCGCCGCTTCTACGGCGTGCAGTTCCACCCCGAGGTCACGCACACGCGCCAGGGCCAGCGCATCCTCGAGCGCTTCATGCACGAGATCTGCGGCTGCGCCGGGCTGTGGACCTCCGGCAACATCATCGACGACCTGATCGCGCAGGTGCGCAAACAGGTCGGCTCCGACCACGTCATGCTCGGCCTGTCCGGCGGCGTCGATTCCTCCGTCGTCGCCGCGCTGCTGCACCGCGCCATCGGCGACCAGCTCACCTGCATCTTCGTCGACAACGGCCTGCTGCGCCTGAACGAGGGCGACCAGGTCATGGCCGTGTTCGCCCAGCACATGGGCGTGAAGGTGATCCGCGTCGACGCCGAGGCGCGTTTCATGGGCGCGCTCGCCGGCGTCAGTGATCCTGAACTGAAGCGCAAGGCCATCGGCAAGACCTTCATCCAGGTGTTCGAGGACGAGGCGGGCAAGATCAAGGACGCGAAGTGGCTCGCGCAGGGCACCATCTACCCCGACGTGATCGAATCCGCCGGCGCCAGGACCGGCAAGGCCGCGGTGATCAAGTCGCACCACAACGTCGGCGGCCTGCCCGAGGACATGAAGCTCGGCCTGGTCGAGCCGCTGCGCGAACTGTTCAAGGACGAGGTGCGCCGCATCGGCGTCGAGCTCGGCCTGCCGTCCGACATGGTCTACCGCCACCCCTTCCCCGGCCCCGGCCTCGGCGTGCGCATCCTGGGTATGGTGCACAAGGAATACGCCGACATCCTGCGCCAGGCGGACGCCATCTACATCGAGGAACTGCGCAAGAGCGGCTGGTACGACAAGGTCAGCCAGGCCTTCGCCGTCTTCCTCCCCGTCAAATCCGTAGGCGTCATGGGCGACGAGCGCCGCTACGACTACGTCATCGCGCTGCGCGCCGTCGAGACCATCGACTTCATGACCGCCCGCTGGGCGCACCTGCCGTACGAACTCCTCGAACACGTTTCCAACAGAATCATCAATGAAGTGCGCGGGATATCGCGCGTGACTTACGATATTTCGAGCAAGCCGCCGGCTACGATTGAGTGGGAGTAG
- a CDS encoding HNH endonuclease, whose protein sequence is MEGLLISDSLPFEVGALYKRREDIHGRFGGQTQGGISTPANSPFVILFTGEAGKQHGYHDRWDDENVLHYFGEGQKGDMKDKGGNRAIREHLKNGKRLLLFQMMGSHRPVRFWGEFRFRSAYHKPGIPDTSGVPRVAIVFKLEPIEQDFRPFQNAIADEVPSDSVIELAATSSSQVVSVRSKQSLFRRRLLTVEKQCRLTGIADLRFLRASHIKPWSKCATGGERVDGNNGLLLSPHADFLFDRGWISFEDGGALLRSNQLPAGVIDRIGLNLKVGRNCGLFDEKQKAYLEYHRNAVFDKALGRASDPLLDLLSAISP, encoded by the coding sequence ATGGAAGGATTGCTGATCTCAGATAGTCTTCCCTTTGAGGTCGGCGCCTTGTATAAGCGCCGTGAAGATATTCATGGGCGATTCGGCGGCCAGACCCAAGGTGGAATATCAACACCTGCAAATAGTCCGTTTGTTATATTATTTACCGGTGAAGCAGGAAAACAGCACGGGTACCATGATCGCTGGGACGACGAGAATGTTCTCCACTATTTCGGCGAGGGACAGAAAGGTGACATGAAGGACAAGGGTGGCAATCGTGCCATCCGCGAGCACCTAAAGAACGGCAAACGCCTTTTGCTATTTCAAATGATGGGTTCCCATCGTCCTGTTCGATTTTGGGGGGAATTCAGATTCAGAAGTGCATACCATAAGCCAGGAATTCCTGATACCAGCGGTGTGCCTCGTGTAGCCATCGTATTCAAGTTAGAGCCTATCGAGCAGGACTTCAGACCATTCCAGAATGCGATCGCAGATGAGGTGCCATCAGATTCTGTAATCGAGTTGGCGGCAACATCATCATCGCAAGTAGTATCCGTGAGATCAAAGCAGTCGCTGTTCCGAAGAAGGCTTCTAACAGTAGAAAAGCAATGCCGATTGACTGGAATTGCGGATCTTCGGTTCTTACGTGCAAGCCATATTAAGCCGTGGTCCAAATGTGCAACGGGTGGCGAACGAGTTGATGGAAACAACGGACTGTTACTGAGTCCTCATGCTGATTTCCTGTTCGATCGAGGGTGGATCTCATTTGAAGATGGCGGAGCGCTGCTACGGTCGAATCAACTTCCAGCAGGTGTGATCGATCGGATCGGCCTGAATCTGAAGGTGGGCCGCAATTGCGGATTGTTCGACGAAAAGCAGAAAGCTTACCTTGAGTATCATCGGAACGCTGTGTTCGACAAAGCATTGGGTCGTGCTTCGGATCCGCTGCTGGATCTCCTGTCGGCTATATCGCCGTAG
- a CDS encoding L-serine ammonia-lyase, whose amino-acid sequence MFISVLDLFKIGIGPSSSHTLGPMIAAHAFIGHLRDKYFADASLKGACIRCTLKGSLAFTGKGHSTDRAVALGLHGHLPADLVDADIDGLMTQIRERGRISLGGKPAIAFDPDTHIVFDKGEPLPQHPNGMVFALIGSEGTEFYSETYFSIGGGFINTLAEISQLQAPLKMESAASCRYPFDSAAAMLRMAQEDGLSVAQMKRVNELEHRPAAALDTGMDTIWQAMQTCIERGLQTEGTLPGGLDIPRRARNLYQGIKAHPAGATINDWLCAYAMAVNEENAAGHMVVTAPTNGAAGVIPAVLYYFITHEQGTQEQMRDFLLTASAIGGLIKHRSSISGAEVGCQGEVGAAAAMAAAGLCAVRGGTPRQVENAAEIALEHHLGMTCDPVKGLVQVPCIERNGFGAIKAYTAASLALRGSGEHFIPLDNCIEAMKRTGMEMSHKYKETALGGLAVSLTEC is encoded by the coding sequence ATGTTCATAAGCGTGCTGGATCTGTTCAAGATAGGTATCGGCCCGTCGAGTTCGCATACGCTCGGCCCGATGATTGCCGCACATGCCTTTATCGGACACCTGCGGGATAAATACTTTGCTGACGCCAGCCTGAAGGGCGCATGCATCCGCTGCACGCTGAAGGGATCGCTGGCCTTCACCGGCAAGGGACACTCCACTGACCGCGCCGTCGCCCTCGGGCTGCACGGCCACCTGCCCGCCGATCTGGTCGATGCCGACATCGACGGCCTGATGACACAGATCCGGGAGCGCGGCCGTATCAGCCTCGGGGGAAAGCCCGCCATCGCCTTCGACCCCGACACGCATATCGTGTTCGACAAAGGCGAACCCCTGCCCCAGCACCCGAACGGGATGGTGTTCGCGCTGATCGGATCCGAGGGCACGGAATTCTATTCGGAGACGTATTTTTCCATCGGCGGAGGCTTCATCAATACGCTGGCGGAGATCAGCCAGTTGCAGGCCCCGCTCAAAATGGAATCGGCCGCCTCATGCCGCTATCCATTCGATTCGGCGGCCGCCATGTTGCGAATGGCGCAGGAGGACGGCCTGTCCGTGGCGCAGATGAAGCGGGTCAACGAACTCGAACACCGGCCGGCTGCCGCCCTCGATACAGGCATGGACACTATCTGGCAGGCCATGCAGACCTGCATAGAACGAGGCTTGCAGACCGAAGGCACCTTGCCGGGCGGGCTGGACATCCCGCGGCGCGCCAGAAACCTGTATCAGGGCATCAAGGCCCATCCGGCCGGCGCGACCATCAACGACTGGCTGTGCGCCTACGCCATGGCCGTCAACGAAGAGAACGCCGCCGGCCATATGGTGGTAACCGCGCCGACCAACGGCGCGGCCGGCGTCATCCCGGCCGTGCTCTATTATTTCATCACTCATGAACAGGGCACGCAGGAACAGATGCGGGACTTTCTGCTGACCGCGAGCGCGATCGGCGGGTTGATCAAGCACCGCAGCTCCATCTCGGGCGCCGAGGTGGGTTGTCAGGGCGAGGTCGGCGCCGCGGCGGCAATGGCCGCGGCCGGCCTGTGCGCGGTGCGCGGCGGCACGCCCCGCCAGGTGGAAAACGCCGCCGAGATCGCGCTCGAACATCACCTCGGCATGACCTGCGACCCCGTCAAGGGCCTGGTCCAGGTGCCGTGCATCGAACGCAACGGCTTCGGCGCGATCAAGGCGTACACGGCCGCCTCGCTCGCCCTGCGCGGCAGCGGCGAACACTTCATCCCGCTGGACAACTGCATCGAGGCGATGAAGCGTACCGGAATGGAGATGTCACATAAATACAAGGAAACGGCGCTGGGCGGGCTGGCTGTAAGCCTTACTGAATGCTGA
- a CDS encoding DUF2171 domain-containing protein, whose protein sequence is MINIAQIKPDMPVVCSDDGQFGTVDHMEGRNSIKLKKDKAGQHHYIPASWVTTTEGGKVKVNRPGDQAMREWTTTPPAI, encoded by the coding sequence ATGATAAATATAGCCCAGATCAAGCCTGATATGCCTGTTGTCTGTTCTGATGACGGCCAGTTTGGCACTGTCGATCATATGGAAGGACGGAATAGCATCAAGTTGAAGAAAGACAAAGCCGGCCAGCATCATTACATTCCGGCAAGCTGGGTAACCACGACCGAGGGTGGAAAGGTTAAAGTAAATCGCCCCGGCGACCAGGCAATGCGGGAGTGGACAACAACGCCGCCTGCCATATAG
- a CDS encoding porin family protein — protein sequence MKFSALSIALIGAMCTSAAHAVDNGVYIGLDAGNAEARKYCSNIANCDSADTSVRGELGYQFNSGLGAELGYTSFGTLFDSSDNNVNAKQDSSAWTLSVLGTWPSTDGFGIFGRLGLARYDVDNSGTVQGVPVDDDNGTEPYYGVGVKFDLSSNWMLRAEYQLYADITGVDGTKDNVHAWYAGGVYRF from the coding sequence ATGAAATTCTCCGCATTATCCATAGCGCTTATCGGAGCGATGTGCACAAGCGCCGCCCATGCGGTCGACAATGGTGTCTATATTGGATTGGACGCTGGCAATGCTGAGGCGCGCAAGTATTGCAGCAATATTGCAAACTGCGATAGCGCTGATACCAGCGTTCGCGGTGAGCTTGGCTACCAGTTTAACAGCGGCCTGGGTGCTGAATTGGGCTACACCAGTTTCGGAACATTGTTCGACTCCAGCGACAACAATGTTAATGCCAAACAGGATTCCAGCGCGTGGACATTGAGCGTACTAGGAACATGGCCGTCCACCGATGGCTTCGGAATCTTTGGGCGGCTGGGCCTCGCTCGATACGACGTCGACAACAGCGGTACTGTGCAGGGAGTTCCAGTCGATGACGATAACGGCACGGAGCCATATTATGGCGTCGGCGTGAAATTCGATCTTTCGAGCAACTGGATGCTGCGCGCGGAATACCAGCTTTATGCGGATATTACCGGCGTTGACGGCACGAAGGACAATGTTCATGCGTGGTATGCAGGCGGGGTATATCGCTTCTGA